A genomic stretch from Theobroma cacao cultivar B97-61/B2 chromosome 4, Criollo_cocoa_genome_V2, whole genome shotgun sequence includes:
- the LOC18600742 gene encoding bidirectional sugar transporter SWEET4: MVSAEVARNIVGIIGNVISFLLFASPIPTFVNIYKRKAVEEFKPDPYIATAMNCMLWILYGLPLVHPDSTLVVTINSIGLAMELIYLTIFFIYAQKKGRLKVIGWLCVEIAFLGVVASCTLLLRKTHAQRSAPVGILCVIFGVLMYASPLTIMRKVIKTKSVEYMPFYLSLTNFLNGVIWLTYALIRFDLYILIGNGLGTLSGAIQLILYACYCSSTPKYEDDEVVVKPSELQLSDNGGPARARPTV; encoded by the exons ATGGTTAGCGCTGAGGTTGCAAGGAATATTGTAGGGATCATTG GAAATGTCATCTCATTCTTACTGTTTGCATCACCAAT ACCAACATTTGTCAACATCTACAAGAGAAAAGCAGTGGAGGAATTCAAACCAGATCCCTACATAGCAACTGCAATGAACTGCATGTTATGGATATTATATGGTTTACCACTTGTTCATCCTGATAGCACCCTTGTGGTCACTATCAATAGCATTGGACTTGCAATGGAGCTCATTTATCTCAccatcttcttcatttatgcCCAGAAGAAAGGCCGA CTCAAGGTCATTGGGTGGCTTTGCGTAGAGATTGCATTTTTGGGCGTTGTGGCCTCATGCACATTGCTATTGCGTAAAACTCATGCCCAAAGATCTGCTCCTGTTGGGATCCTTTGTGTCATATTTGGAGTGCTAATGTATGCTTCACCTCTTACCATCATG AGGAAGGTGATTAAGACAAAGAGTGTGGAATACATGCCGTTTTACCTCTCCTTGACCAACTTTCTCAATGGAGTCATTTGGTTGACATATGCCCTCATTCGCTTTGATCTCTATATCCTG ATTGGAAATGGATTGGGGACTCTATCTGGAGCAATACAGTTGATTCTGTATGCCTGCTACTGCAGCTCTACCCCGAAATATGAGGACGATGAGGTCGTTGTCAAGCCATCTGAGCTGCAACTCTCCGACAACGGAGGACCGGCTAGAGCTAGACCAACTGTTTGA